The Brasilonema sennae CENA114 genome includes a region encoding these proteins:
- a CDS encoding LssY C-terminal domain-containing protein has product MPSKVQTSVQSHHRRLWIWLIVIPGLYLLLAYVVLPALWRHYEHNSKLEHSPKTTQTAEGIPGDPLNVGLVGTKVEVVQAILAAGWYPADPITFKSSVGIAKSVLLKRPYPNAPVSNLYFLGRKQDLAFELPVGNSAKERHHVRLWQTNNLSADGRPLWLGSATFDISVELSRFTGQITHHIDSNIDAERDNFIQSLEKAHLFTNLYQVTGVGATLLGRNGGGDWYNTDGELTVGVLSLNNTVQSITPTRLTNPAPVEIKNRAWLWLRHLLTNK; this is encoded by the coding sequence ATGCCCAGTAAGGTACAAACATCAGTACAGTCACATCACCGCAGGTTATGGATTTGGCTTATCGTTATTCCTGGGTTATATTTGCTGCTAGCTTATGTTGTCTTACCTGCACTATGGCGTCATTACGAACACAACTCAAAACTAGAGCATTCTCCTAAAACCACGCAAACAGCCGAAGGTATACCTGGCGACCCGCTCAATGTTGGATTGGTTGGTACAAAAGTTGAAGTGGTTCAGGCAATCCTGGCAGCAGGCTGGTATCCGGCAGATCCAATTACCTTTAAGTCCAGCGTTGGCATTGCCAAAAGTGTCTTACTGAAGCGTCCCTATCCTAATGCTCCTGTTAGCAATTTATACTTTTTGGGACGCAAGCAGGATCTTGCATTTGAGCTACCGGTAGGTAACAGCGCCAAGGAACGTCATCACGTTCGCTTGTGGCAGACTAACAATTTGAGCGCTGATGGCAGACCTCTGTGGCTTGGTAGTGCAACATTTGATATCAGTGTTGAACTCAGCCGCTTTACAGGACAAATTACCCATCATATTGACTCGAATATTGATGCAGAGCGAGACAACTTTATCCAAAGCCTTGAGAAAGCACATCTTTTTACTAACCTGTATCAAGTGACAGGAGTAGGAGCAACCTTGCTTGGTCGTAATGGCGGCGGCGACTGGTATAACACCGATGGAGAGTTAACAGTTGGCGTACTTTCACTCAATAACACCGTTCAATCAATAACCCCAACCCGGTTAACCAATCCGGCTCCCGTTGAGATCAAGAATCGAGCTTGGTTATGGTTGCGGCATTTATTGACTAATAAGTAG
- a CDS encoding cytochrome P450 translates to MTSDLQFRPTDPQFLLNPYPWLAKMRQEAPVFYDKEQQAWMVFRYDDVERVSSQWKTFSSKSPKPLGREDFTQDLIHTDPPKHQSLRTLVQKVFTPNRVEALAPRITELTHELLDQMKQHKQVDLIQAFSSPLPIIVIGEILGVPLEDRENFKHWSDGVLGSDPTAIKNMADYFRQLLKERRSHPGQDLISDLIAAYEEGEKLTGQEVVDFCILLLTAGNETTTNLITNTIWCLHEHPDENQRLLHDLSLLPSAIEEVLRYYSPITFLNRFTQVETQIGDQTIPPGQLVHPWLTSANRDELHFENADRFIIDREPNKHFAFGNGIHFCLGAPLTRLEAKIGLKALLSEFPNLRVDSKEPLKPIPNIRVHGLESLSVLL, encoded by the coding sequence ATGACTAGCGATTTACAATTCCGACCCACCGATCCACAATTCCTGCTCAATCCTTATCCCTGGTTAGCTAAAATGCGTCAGGAAGCGCCGGTTTTCTATGACAAAGAGCAGCAAGCTTGGATGGTGTTTCGCTATGACGATGTGGAACGAGTATCAAGCCAATGGAAAACCTTTTCATCTAAATCCCCGAAACCCCTTGGTCGAGAAGATTTTACTCAGGATTTAATCCACACCGATCCGCCTAAACATCAGTCACTACGCACTCTCGTACAAAAGGTGTTTACTCCCAATCGAGTCGAAGCACTAGCACCTCGGATTACCGAACTGACTCACGAGTTGCTGGATCAAATGAAGCAACACAAACAGGTCGATTTAATCCAAGCTTTCTCCTCACCTCTGCCGATCATCGTGATTGGAGAAATTCTCGGTGTACCCCTTGAAGACCGAGAAAACTTCAAGCACTGGTCTGACGGGGTATTAGGTAGCGATCCAACAGCAATAAAAAATATGGCTGACTATTTCCGCCAATTACTCAAGGAGCGGCGATCCCATCCAGGCCAAGATTTGATCAGCGATTTAATTGCGGCTTATGAAGAGGGAGAAAAGTTAACTGGACAGGAAGTGGTTGATTTTTGCATCCTACTGTTGACCGCCGGGAATGAGACTACAACTAACTTGATTACCAATACGATTTGGTGTCTGCATGAGCATCCCGATGAAAACCAACGCCTACTCCACGACTTGTCTCTATTACCGAGTGCAATTGAGGAAGTACTGCGTTATTATTCCCCGATTACTTTTTTAAATCGATTCACCCAAGTAGAAACCCAAATTGGAGATCAAACAATTCCTCCTGGGCAACTTGTGCACCCATGGCTAACATCTGCCAATCGAGATGAACTTCACTTTGAGAATGCTGATCGCTTCATCATTGATCGAGAACCGAATAAACATTTTGCCTTTGGGAATGGCATTCATTTCTGTTTGGGCGCACCTTTAACTCGACTAGAAGCCAAGATTGGGCTTAAAGCTTTACTCTCAGAATTTCCTAACCTCCGCGTTGACTCAAAAGAGCCTCTTAAACCAATTCCCAACATCAGAGTACATGGACTAGAAAGCTTGAGTGTTTTGTTATAG
- a CDS encoding FkbM family methyltransferase, producing MLRDIAYSLISAGYKIPKSVEEKIGRFSYQIYLAALLKKLRINCVLDVGANIGYFAENIRKLGYKGQILSFEPHPEIFPILQKNFKDDTLWRGYDLGLGSEDALATFNLNTYSELSSFLVPNASMPKTVNSCEVKIKALDSLLDDILTLVPEPRIFLKMDTQGYDIEVVKGASKCIDKILCLQSEISVRANYINIPSYLDALRYYESLGFEVADLFAAFRNPEGYVTEYDCLMVRSKT from the coding sequence ATGTTGAGAGACATAGCTTATTCTTTGATTTCGGCAGGCTATAAAATACCCAAATCTGTAGAAGAAAAAATAGGTCGATTTTCTTACCAAATTTACTTAGCGGCTCTTTTGAAGAAATTAAGAATTAATTGTGTTCTTGATGTGGGAGCTAATATCGGTTACTTTGCAGAAAACATCAGAAAACTAGGCTATAAAGGACAGATTCTTAGTTTTGAGCCACATCCAGAAATATTTCCCATTCTTCAAAAGAACTTTAAAGACGATACCCTTTGGAGAGGATATGATTTGGGACTTGGAAGTGAGGATGCTTTGGCTACCTTTAATTTGAACACCTATTCAGAACTGAGTTCATTTCTAGTGCCTAATGCTAGTATGCCAAAAACTGTTAATTCCTGTGAAGTCAAGATCAAGGCTCTAGACTCTCTTTTGGATGATATTCTCACTTTAGTGCCTGAGCCGCGTATCTTTCTAAAAATGGATACTCAAGGATATGACATTGAAGTTGTTAAGGGTGCAAGTAAGTGCATAGATAAAATTCTGTGTTTGCAATCTGAAATATCTGTACGGGCTAATTACATTAACATACCTTCATATTTGGATGCCTTAAGGTATTATGAATCCCTGGGTTTTGAGGTTGCTGATTTATTTGCTGCCTTTCGTAATCCTGAAGGTTATGTTACTGAATATGATTGTTTGATGGTGCGTTCTAAAACATAG
- a CDS encoding NAD(P)/FAD-dependent oxidoreductase yields the protein MKPLRIIVVGGGAAGFFGAIAAAEAHPNAQVTILEASREVLAKVRISGGGRCNVTQACFDPSGLVQNYPRGGKALLGAFTRFQAKDTVAWFATHGVPLKTEPDGRMFPLTNTSETIVNCLINTAKAAGVNIRTETLIVAVKQLSTPNFEISLKSGEILECDRLLLATGSNPVGYKIAQKFGHTIEPPVPSLFTFNIKDEFVLKLAGVSVNPVRLRLSIPGFPQLEQTGPLLITHWGFSGPAVLKLSAWGARVLHSNNYQATLNINWVPDFQPEEVRQKLLAVKNEVAKRAIALHRGVDLPHRLWQYIISRAGITPEDRWAELSNKTLNQLVQELTQGEYQIKGKGVFKEEFVTCGGVNLKEVNFKTMESRLVPGLYFAGEILDIDGVTGGFNFQSAWTTGYLAGLGAVN from the coding sequence GTGAAACCGCTACGGATCATAGTTGTAGGTGGTGGCGCGGCTGGTTTTTTTGGTGCAATAGCAGCAGCCGAAGCACATCCCAACGCGCAAGTGACAATACTCGAAGCCAGTCGCGAAGTCCTGGCAAAAGTCCGCATTTCTGGTGGCGGACGCTGCAACGTCACTCAAGCTTGTTTTGATCCGTCAGGACTGGTACAAAATTATCCCAGAGGCGGGAAAGCTTTGCTAGGTGCATTCACGCGCTTTCAAGCTAAGGATACAGTCGCTTGGTTTGCTACCCACGGAGTACCACTCAAAACCGAACCTGATGGCAGAATGTTTCCCCTCACTAATACTTCCGAAACTATAGTGAACTGTCTGATAAATACAGCAAAAGCAGCTGGGGTAAACATACGTACAGAAACACTGATTGTTGCTGTCAAACAACTCAGCACTCCTAACTTTGAAATTTCTCTAAAGTCGGGAGAGATTTTGGAGTGCGATCGCCTACTCCTTGCCACAGGTAGCAATCCTGTCGGTTACAAAATAGCACAGAAGTTTGGACATACAATTGAACCACCAGTCCCCTCTTTATTTACCTTCAATATCAAAGATGAATTTGTTTTGAAGTTGGCTGGTGTGAGTGTTAACCCTGTGCGGTTGCGCTTAAGCATACCAGGATTTCCCCAATTAGAACAAACAGGACCATTGCTGATCACCCATTGGGGTTTTAGTGGTCCAGCTGTACTAAAACTTTCTGCGTGGGGTGCGAGAGTGCTGCACTCAAACAACTATCAAGCCACCTTAAATATTAATTGGGTACCCGATTTCCAGCCAGAAGAAGTGCGACAGAAATTACTAGCAGTCAAAAATGAAGTGGCAAAACGGGCGATCGCCCTACATCGCGGCGTAGACTTACCCCACCGCCTCTGGCAATACATTATCTCGCGTGCAGGTATCACACCAGAAGACCGTTGGGCAGAATTATCAAACAAAACACTCAACCAGTTGGTGCAAGAACTGACTCAAGGAGAATATCAAATAAAAGGCAAAGGAGTTTTTAAGGAAGAATTTGTCACCTGTGGCGGTGTCAACCTTAAAGAAGTCAACTTTAAAACAATGGAAAGTCGATTAGTTCCAGGGCTTTACTTCGCTGGTGAAATTTTAGATATTGATGGTGTCACTGGCGGCTTTAACTTTCAAAGTGCTTGGACAACGGGATATTTAGCGGGGTTGGGAGCAGTTAACTGA
- a CDS encoding DEAD/DEAH box helicase, translated as MKVIHGTWIPNAAADFIQPGSFYLWVETPEVKKRGQKNQQIHPGHLAQDELVTFLAQELGIKEPAATLNERISAKYFALPTTNNQPIPSPELIKYLEIDLPEEYEGFQYWQVDCYEAVVSVKTGSYRVSKAINVIKLLNEIHFLALYSSGEIQLGSDLLFWYHYTQAFKQFILKDQYIPALKYRELETTVTKTSKKGKTKTPQTQPFEIYTNWEIISEQYESNLKKYVEYMPLICVAGSVTASDPIEFFDKENLLRHFSESLVNDIVTHTPSTAAFDKQIADSLVHDCLRPNSHNPQTTDAALEQYQQWLTWKTKITRTQSDSAFHLCFQLHSPASDAIDNWQIQFLVASKQDPSLKLALADYWTMSQKTKIGVHKQFGKGFETDLLLNLGYAARMYPQLWEGLETQYPTGLQLTLEQAFDFLKESAWVLEDAGFKIIVPAWYTPAGRRRAKIRLKASGSKLSATKSQTKSYFSLDSLVEYQYELAIGDKAVTPQEWQQLINSKAPLVHFRGQWMELDRDKMQQFLEFWQSHADEKSEMTMLEFLQRNAEVGEEWEFEYDQFLSETMAKLQDKSRLEPISELSQLQGNLREYQKRGVSWLQYLERLGLNGCLADDMGLGKSVQVIARLVQERDGEVEGVGGVGGVGEVGGEIPSSSSRQSPQHDAGFSSPLLPTLLIAPTSVVGNWQKEIAKFAPHLKTMVHHGSNRIQQEADFKAASLQHDVVITSFTLARKDEKLLSSMKWQRVVVDEAQNIKNPKAAQTKAVLKLSAKHRLALTGTPVENRLLDLWSIFNFLNPGYLGKEAQFRKSFEIPIQKENDKIKSTTLKKLVEPLILRRVKTDQSIINDLPDKVEQKLYTNLTKEQASLYEVVVKDVEEKLKTADGIQRKGLILSTLMKLKQICNHPAQFLQDGSEFLPERSHKLSRLAEMVEEALSEGESLLIFSQFTEICENVEKYLKQTLHCNTYYLHGGTSRQRRENMIAEFQEPETESSIFILSLKAGGVGITLTKANHVFHFDRWWNPAVENQATDRAFRIGQKKNVFVHKFVAIGTLEERIDQMIEDKKKLSAAVVGSDESWLTELDNDAFQELIALNRSAILE; from the coding sequence ATGAAAGTTATTCATGGTACGTGGATACCCAACGCAGCGGCTGATTTTATACAACCTGGGTCTTTTTATCTGTGGGTAGAAACCCCTGAAGTCAAAAAACGTGGTCAGAAAAATCAACAAATTCACCCTGGACATCTAGCACAGGATGAATTGGTGACCTTTTTAGCTCAAGAATTAGGAATCAAAGAACCAGCAGCTACCTTAAACGAACGTATATCTGCTAAATATTTTGCTCTACCAACAACGAATAATCAGCCCATTCCCTCACCAGAATTAATCAAGTATCTAGAAATAGACCTTCCTGAAGAATACGAAGGGTTTCAATACTGGCAGGTAGACTGTTATGAGGCTGTAGTGTCAGTTAAAACTGGTTCTTATCGAGTCTCAAAAGCTATCAATGTTATCAAACTCCTCAACGAAATCCACTTTTTAGCATTATACAGTTCAGGCGAGATTCAACTTGGTTCAGATCTCCTATTTTGGTATCACTATACTCAAGCATTTAAGCAGTTTATTCTTAAAGACCAGTATATTCCAGCACTGAAATACCGTGAGTTAGAAACGACCGTTACTAAGACTAGTAAAAAAGGCAAGACAAAAACTCCGCAAACGCAACCATTTGAAATCTACACAAATTGGGAAATTATTTCTGAACAATACGAATCAAACCTGAAAAAATACGTTGAATATATGCCACTGATTTGTGTGGCCGGTTCGGTAACAGCAAGTGATCCAATAGAATTCTTTGATAAAGAAAATCTTTTACGTCACTTCAGTGAGTCTCTTGTTAACGATATAGTCACCCATACACCCTCAACAGCTGCTTTTGATAAACAAATTGCTGATTCTCTCGTCCACGATTGCTTACGTCCAAACAGTCACAACCCACAGACAACAGATGCTGCTTTAGAACAATATCAGCAATGGTTGACATGGAAAACTAAAATTACCCGTACCCAAAGCGACTCTGCGTTTCATCTCTGCTTTCAGTTGCATTCTCCTGCTTCAGACGCAATAGACAACTGGCAGATTCAATTCCTTGTAGCTAGCAAGCAAGATCCCTCTTTGAAACTAGCGCTGGCTGACTACTGGACAATGAGTCAAAAAACCAAAATAGGGGTACACAAGCAATTTGGTAAGGGTTTTGAAACAGATTTGCTACTGAATCTCGGCTACGCAGCGCGGATGTATCCTCAGCTATGGGAGGGATTGGAAACACAATATCCCACAGGATTGCAACTCACCCTAGAACAGGCTTTTGACTTCCTCAAAGAAAGTGCTTGGGTGCTGGAAGATGCTGGTTTCAAAATCATTGTACCGGCTTGGTATACTCCTGCAGGTCGCCGTCGGGCAAAAATTCGCCTCAAGGCGTCTGGTAGTAAACTATCCGCAACGAAAAGCCAGACAAAAAGCTATTTCAGCCTTGACTCGTTGGTGGAGTATCAATACGAATTGGCAATTGGTGACAAAGCCGTTACTCCGCAAGAATGGCAACAACTTATTAATTCTAAGGCTCCACTGGTACATTTTCGCGGTCAGTGGATGGAACTAGACCGAGATAAAATGCAGCAGTTCCTAGAATTTTGGCAGTCACACGCTGATGAAAAATCAGAAATGACGATGCTAGAGTTCCTGCAACGTAATGCTGAAGTGGGTGAAGAGTGGGAATTTGAATATGACCAATTTTTGTCTGAGACAATGGCAAAGTTGCAAGACAAAAGTCGGTTGGAACCCATTTCTGAACTGTCACAATTGCAAGGAAATCTCCGCGAGTACCAAAAGCGTGGCGTCTCATGGTTGCAATACTTGGAAAGATTAGGATTGAATGGCTGTCTGGCAGACGATATGGGCTTGGGCAAGTCGGTGCAGGTTATTGCTAGACTCGTGCAGGAGAGAGATGGGGAAGTAGAGGGAGTAGGGGGAGTAGGGGGAGTAGGGGAAGTGGGGGGAGAAATTCCTTCCTCATCCTCACGCCAATCGCCTCAACACGACGCTGGCTTCTCATCCCCGCTACTGCCTACACTATTAATTGCCCCGACTTCAGTTGTGGGAAACTGGCAGAAAGAAATTGCTAAGTTTGCACCTCATCTTAAAACAATGGTGCATCACGGTAGTAACCGTATTCAGCAGGAAGCAGATTTTAAAGCAGCGAGTTTACAGCATGATGTGGTGATTACCTCCTTTACTCTGGCTCGCAAAGATGAAAAGCTACTAAGTAGCATGAAGTGGCAGCGGGTAGTAGTGGATGAAGCGCAAAATATTAAAAACCCCAAAGCTGCACAAACTAAAGCAGTTTTAAAATTATCAGCAAAACACCGACTGGCATTAACAGGAACTCCTGTTGAAAATCGCTTGCTAGATTTGTGGTCAATTTTTAACTTTCTGAATCCTGGTTACTTGGGGAAAGAGGCACAGTTTCGTAAGTCTTTTGAGATTCCCATTCAAAAGGAGAATGACAAAATAAAATCAACTACCCTGAAGAAGTTAGTTGAACCATTGATTCTACGGCGTGTCAAAACTGACCAATCTATCATCAATGATCTACCAGATAAAGTAGAACAAAAACTCTACACGAATTTGACAAAGGAACAAGCCTCACTCTACGAAGTGGTTGTGAAAGATGTAGAGGAAAAACTGAAAACAGCAGATGGGATTCAACGCAAAGGATTAATTCTCTCTACATTGATGAAATTAAAGCAGATTTGCAACCATCCAGCACAATTTTTACAAGATGGAAGTGAGTTTCTACCGGAACGTTCTCATAAATTGAGTCGTTTAGCCGAGATGGTGGAAGAAGCTTTATCAGAAGGAGAAAGCCTCCTCATTTTTAGTCAATTTACTGAAATTTGCGAAAATGTAGAAAAATATCTCAAACAGACTTTGCACTGCAATACATACTATTTACACGGAGGTACTAGCCGCCAAAGACGAGAGAACATGATTGCAGAATTTCAAGAGCCAGAAACAGAATCATCTATTTTTATATTATCTCTCAAAGCTGGTGGCGTTGGTATTACTCTTACGAAAGCTAACCATGTTTTTCATTTTGATCGTTGGTGGAACCCAGCGGTTGAGAACCAAGCAACTGACCGCGCTTTTCGTATTGGTCAAAAGAAGAATGTTTTTGTCCATAAATTTGTTGCCATTGGTACTTTAGAAGAGAGAATTGACCAAATGATTGAAGATAAGAAAAAACTTTCTGCTGCTGTTGTTGGTAGTGATGAATCGTGGTTGACAGAATTGGACAATGATGCATTTCAAGAACTCATTGCACTCAATAGAAGCGCAATCTTGGAGTGA
- a CDS encoding SWIM zinc finger family protein: MNKFSRTWWGDRFINALEAFTDDARLQRGRSYARGGKVLSFEIEQNYITAIVKGSVNPYFGVYKEPTYNISIEITPIAKTRWNEILQQLSSKASVVSRLLLNEVPENIEDSFSELGVYLLPHSRKDFKTSCSCPDYANPCKHIAGVYYLVASQLDQNPFLLFELRGLSKAELQAKLAESPLGKALSEELNTKEVKIEASTSLYTKLSKQQIDQKPSAREFWLGTKRLPQTIEVATPSAVSAILIKKQGDFPAFWQKDNSFIEAMEELYQRVKTKNQNLM, from the coding sequence ATGAATAAATTTAGCCGAACTTGGTGGGGCGATCGCTTCATCAACGCATTAGAAGCTTTTACCGATGACGCCAGACTACAACGCGGACGTTCCTATGCCCGTGGCGGTAAAGTGTTGAGCTTTGAAATAGAGCAAAATTATATCACGGCTATAGTCAAAGGGTCAGTTAATCCATACTTTGGTGTTTACAAAGAACCAACATACAATATTTCGATTGAAATTACTCCCATTGCCAAAACACGTTGGAATGAAATTCTCCAGCAACTTTCATCTAAAGCAAGTGTCGTTTCTCGACTGCTGCTTAACGAAGTTCCAGAAAATATAGAAGACTCTTTTTCAGAATTAGGAGTATATCTATTACCTCACAGTAGAAAGGACTTCAAAACTTCATGTTCTTGTCCAGATTATGCTAATCCCTGCAAGCATATTGCTGGAGTATACTATCTCGTTGCTTCCCAATTAGATCAGAATCCATTTTTGCTATTTGAACTGCGGGGATTATCAAAAGCAGAACTTCAAGCAAAACTAGCTGAGTCACCTTTAGGTAAAGCACTTTCTGAGGAACTCAATACTAAAGAAGTTAAGATAGAAGCCTCGACTTCTTTGTATACAAAGCTTTCTAAACAGCAGATTGACCAAAAACCAAGTGCGAGAGAATTTTGGTTAGGAACAAAGCGATTACCTCAAACAATAGAAGTTGCAACTCCCAGCGCTGTCTCTGCAATTTTGATTAAGAAACAGGGTGATTTCCCCGCTTTTTGGCAAAAGGATAATTCTTTTATTGAAGCAATGGAGGAATTATATCAACGAGTGAAAACGAAGAATCAAAATTTGATGTGA
- a CDS encoding GNAT family N-acetyltransferase, whose translation MEIRLFRTQDTEQIAQLFHETVREVNIRDYSNNQVKAWAPDDIDFRNWSEVCLKIFTYVADEEGIIVGFGELEPNGHINCFYCHKNYQRRGVGSQIYQAIEAKALELGLDRLFTEASITAKPFFQHMGFSVVKEQQVTRRGETFTNYVMEKFLTSSDIA comes from the coding sequence ATGGAAATAAGGTTGTTTCGTACACAAGACACTGAGCAAATAGCACAGCTATTCCACGAAACAGTGCGTGAAGTCAACATCCGCGATTACTCAAACAATCAAGTTAAAGCTTGGGCACCAGATGATATTGACTTTAGAAATTGGTCAGAAGTTTGTTTAAAAATATTTACCTACGTTGCAGATGAAGAGGGAATAATTGTTGGTTTTGGGGAGCTAGAACCCAATGGTCATATTAATTGCTTTTACTGCCATAAAAACTATCAGCGTCGCGGAGTAGGGAGTCAAATCTATCAGGCAATTGAGGCAAAAGCATTGGAATTAGGGTTGGATCGGCTGTTTACTGAAGCGAGTATTACTGCAAAGCCATTTTTCCAGCATATGGGATTCTCAGTTGTCAAAGAACAACAAGTGACTCGTCGGGGGGAAACTTTCACTAATTATGTAATGGAGAAGTTTTTAACAAGTTCAGACATTGCGTAA
- a CDS encoding lmo0937 family membrane protein: MLGILWGLVVLLFAFWVLGLVLHIAGNLIHIALVLAITLAIYNFLKARDV, translated from the coding sequence ATGTTAGGCATACTTTGGGGTCTTGTCGTTCTACTGTTTGCTTTTTGGGTATTGGGTCTAGTACTTCACATTGCTGGAAATCTGATTCATATCGCGTTAGTTTTAGCTATTACTCTTGCAATCTATAATTTTTTAAAAGCCCGTGATGTCTAG